A stretch of DNA from Pyxicephalus adspersus unplaced genomic scaffold, UCB_Pads_2.0 Sca1756, whole genome shotgun sequence:
NNNNNNNNNNNNNNNNNNNNNNNNNNNNNNNNNNNNNNNNNNNNNNNNNNNNNNNNNNNNNNNNNNNNNNNNNNNNNNNNNNNNNNNNNNNNNNNNNNNNNNNNNNNNNNNNNNNNNNNNNNNNNNNNNNNNNNNNNNNNNNNNNNNNNNNNNNNNNNNNNNNNNNNNNNNNNNNNNNNNNNNNNNNNNNNNNNNNNNNNNNNNNNNNNNNNNNNNNNNNNNNNNNNNNNNNNNNNNNNNNNNNNNNNNNNNNNNNNNNNNNNNNNNNNNNNNNNNNNNNNNNNNNNNNNNNNNNNNNNNNNNNNNNNNNNNNNNNNNNNNNNNNNNNNNNNNNNNNNNNNNNNNNNNNNNNNNNNNNNNNNNNNNNNNNNNNNNNNNNNNNNNNNNNNNNNNNNNNNNNNNNNNNNNNNNNNNNNNNNNNNNNNNNNNNNNNNNNNNNNNNNNNNNNNNNNNNNNNNNNNNNNNNNNNNNNNNNNNNNNNNNNNNNNNNNNNNNNNNNNNNNNNNNNNNNNNNNNNNNNNNNTGAGCCATGTTAGTGGGCTGCTAATGTATGCTCTGGAAATTACCGTCTTAGTATGCTAAGACCACCCTTCTCATATGGACTCCCTGTGCCTGTAATTTGCAGCACTAAACCTTGCAGTGGGTAGGACTTGGACCCATTTATACTAACAGGTTTTTaaatgctgcacatttttttcccccgttgCCTGGCGCTTTGattgaaacaaatacagaaaaacgtTTGCCTTTAAACTTTTGTCCAGAAACATGCAGCACAGCAAACAGTCAATAACCAATATGGTGACGTGTTACTGTTCTGATTGGCCTGTTAACACtgtgtaggttttttttgttgCTCAACTGGTTTTTCCTGCCAAAGTCTGATTTAAATAGCAGCCAAATATTGTGTTAAGGAAGTAACTTGGagctaaaaaattatatttctttaacaCAAGTACACGTGTTCCAAACAAGCTGGAGGGACTGCATCTGGTGCTCCGTATTGATCTATGTTTAAAATGATCTGATTTGCTCTTTTGAATCTTATGGTTAGATAGTATGTTTCAGATATTTTGCCACTTTTTGAATGcaggtttattaataatttagctGCATAGATACTTCTAAAGGCATCTCATTGGTGACCTGTAGAGGCCATAGGCACTGTGAATTGTAGAAAGTGTTGGCGTACAGTTGGATTAATCGTATCTGAATTCTTCCTACAGTGACAATTACGGCTTTGTGACTTACCGCTACACCAGTGAGGCCTTTGCTGCCATAGAAAACGGGCACAAGCTGCGCCTTCCTGACGAGCTGCCGTTTGACCTCTGTTTTGGTGGCAGAAGACAGTTCTGTAAAAGTAATTATGCTGATCTTGGTGagttcactttttctttttgttaaactAGGGTCATAGGCGTAGATAGTGGGTGAATATTGAGAGAACACAATTTCTGTATTGCCTTTTCCTTGCTAACTGAAAAATGATGTAAGGGCATAGTGTGCATTAAAAACTGTTGCAATATGCCCACCCCATTTCCTGACTGCAGgacgtttattttttttacagctttgttcTTGGcctgcccattttttttattggatttcacttcttttatttatacatgCTTAGC
This window harbors:
- the LOC140321265 gene encoding peroxisome proliferator-activated receptor gamma coactivator 1-alpha-like gives rise to the protein MVRYDNYGFVTYRYTSEAFAAIENGHKLRLPDELPFDLCFGGRRQFCKSNYADLDSNRDDFDPAPVRSKFEAVDFDTLLKEAQKKQRR